Proteins encoded together in one Acholeplasma hippikon window:
- the map gene encoding type I methionyl aminopeptidase, producing MITIKSAREIELMKTAGNILARTREFLVPHIKPGVTTHELDVLADKFIRDLGGIPSFKDYNGFPASICTSVNEVVVHGIPSKKKVLKDGDILSLDLGVNYKGYHADSAWTYPVGTVTPKVEKLLRVTLDSLMAGLSVIKPGAYVNDISMAIEAVIKPHGFGIVEEFTGHGIGRSLHEDPAIPNFGYEPNRVLLKPGMTFCVEPMVNIGTKRVRILADNWTTVTQDKSYSAHFEHTILVTETGYEILTTI from the coding sequence ATGATTACAATCAAAAGTGCAAGAGAAATCGAACTCATGAAAACTGCAGGTAACATCTTGGCAAGAACTAGGGAATTCCTAGTTCCACATATTAAGCCGGGTGTTACCACACATGAGCTTGATGTTCTCGCAGATAAATTTATAAGAGACTTAGGTGGTATTCCATCATTTAAGGATTACAACGGTTTTCCAGCTTCTATTTGTACTTCAGTAAACGAAGTTGTTGTTCATGGAATTCCTTCAAAGAAAAAAGTTCTTAAAGATGGTGATATTTTATCACTAGATTTAGGTGTTAACTATAAAGGTTATCACGCAGATTCAGCATGGACTTATCCAGTTGGAACTGTAACTCCTAAAGTCGAAAAACTATTAAGAGTAACATTAGATTCTTTAATGGCTGGTCTTTCAGTTATTAAACCAGGGGCTTATGTTAACGATATTAGTATGGCTATTGAAGCAGTTATTAAACCGCATGGTTTTGGAATTGTTGAAGAGTTTACAGGGCATGGGATTGGTAGAAGTTTACATGAGGATCCAGCCATTCCAAATTTCGGATATGAGCCCAATAGAGTTCTATTAAAACCAGGGATGACATTTTGCGTTGAACCGATGGTTAATATAGGAACTAAACGTGTAAGAATTTTAGCAGATAACTGGACCACAGTAACACAAGATAAAAGTTATAGTGCTCACTTCGAGCATACAATCTTAGTGACTGAGACTGGTTACGAGATTCTAACTACAATATAA
- a CDS encoding DNA-directed RNA polymerase subunit alpha, with the protein MKDLKFEKPTSVEEISQEGNLGRFLVKPLERGYGLTLGNALRRVLLASLPGAAIVNVKIEGVDHEFSTIDGVYEDVMGIILNLKKVVFSTDSQDPHYEQKVELYAEGPQAVTAEFFNLVDGLTIVNPNQHIATLAEGAKLSMTVTVRRGIGYVPADQNKQFSKYEVGVIPIDALYSPVNRVIYHVEKTRGDLDELTIEIETNGAIKAKEALALASKMLVDYFQVIVSLSDKAASMDFIRDVEEEPASKKSDTKIEQLDLSVRLFNSLKRSGITTVGELMKLSEEEVMRLRSLGRKSFKELKDKLAEHGLEFEHSASKDAKFDFDSDEDKE; encoded by the coding sequence GTGAAAGATTTAAAATTTGAAAAACCAACATCAGTAGAAGAAATTTCTCAAGAAGGTAATCTTGGTCGTTTCTTAGTAAAACCACTTGAACGTGGTTATGGTTTGACTTTAGGTAATGCATTAAGAAGAGTTCTATTAGCTTCATTACCTGGTGCTGCAATCGTGAACGTTAAAATCGAAGGTGTAGACCATGAGTTCTCTACGATTGATGGCGTTTATGAAGATGTAATGGGAATCATTCTTAACTTAAAGAAAGTAGTATTCTCAACCGATTCACAAGATCCACATTACGAACAAAAAGTTGAATTATATGCTGAAGGGCCACAAGCTGTTACAGCAGAATTCTTCAACTTAGTTGATGGTTTAACAATCGTTAATCCAAATCAACACATTGCAACACTTGCTGAAGGTGCAAAATTATCAATGACTGTCACAGTTAGACGAGGCATTGGTTATGTACCAGCAGATCAAAATAAGCAATTTTCTAAATATGAAGTAGGGGTAATTCCTATTGATGCGTTATATTCACCAGTTAATAGAGTGATCTATCATGTTGAAAAAACACGCGGAGATTTAGATGAATTAACTATTGAAATTGAAACAAACGGAGCAATTAAAGCTAAAGAAGCATTAGCATTAGCATCTAAGATGTTAGTTGACTACTTCCAAGTTATTGTTTCACTATCTGATAAAGCTGCTTCAATGGACTTCATTAGAGATGTCGAAGAAGAACCAGCAAGCAAAAAATCAGACACTAAGATTGAACAATTAGACCTATCTGTAAGATTATTTAACTCATTAAAACGTTCTGGTATTACTACTGTTGGCGAATTAATGAAATTATCTGAAGAAGAAGTTATGCGTTTAAGAAGCTTAGGAAGAAAATCATTCAAAGAATTAAAAGACAAATTAGCAGAACATGGTCTTGAATTCGAACACTCTGCAAGTAAAGATGCAAAGTTTGATTTCGATTCAGACGAAGATAAGGAGTAA
- the rplR gene encoding 50S ribosomal protein L18 gives MIKKISSNVSRQKRQLRIRKNVVGTPSRPRLNVYRSNTTIYVQIIDDVNQTTLTSANSKELNLGANMEAATAVGKLAAEKALKLGITQVVFDRAGYLYHGRVKALAEAARAAGLQF, from the coding sequence ATGATTAAGAAAATCTCATCTAACGTTTCAAGACAAAAGAGACAATTACGTATTAGAAAAAATGTCGTTGGTACTCCATCACGTCCAAGATTAAATGTATATCGTTCTAATACTACGATTTATGTTCAAATCATTGATGATGTGAATCAAACAACTTTAACAAGTGCTAATTCTAAAGAATTAAATTTAGGTGCTAACATGGAAGCTGCTACTGCAGTAGGTAAACTTGCTGCTGAAAAAGCTTTAAAGTTAGGCATCACTCAAGTAGTATTTGACCGTGCTGGTTACTTATACCATGGACGCGTTAAAGCGTTAGCTGAAGCAGCAAGAGCTGCTGGGCTACAATTCTAA
- the rpsH gene encoding 30S ribosomal protein S8 — MVMTDPIADLLTRIRNANKARHPKVEIPASKLKAEILAVMKQEGFIKDFVVTNDNQPKIVVTLKYTANNERVIKGLKRISKPGLRVYASLDKLPKVLNGLGVALVSTSKGILTDREARLLQVGGEVLAYIW; from the coding sequence ATGGTTATGACTGATCCAATTGCGGACCTATTAACGCGTATCCGCAATGCTAATAAAGCGCGTCATCCTAAAGTTGAAATTCCTGCTTCAAAATTAAAAGCTGAAATTTTAGCTGTTATGAAGCAAGAAGGGTTCATTAAAGATTTTGTTGTTACAAATGATAACCAACCAAAAATTGTTGTTACATTAAAGTACACAGCAAACAATGAACGTGTCATCAAAGGATTGAAAAGGATATCGAAGCCAGGTCTTCGAGTATATGCTTCACTAGACAAATTACCTAAAGTATTAAATGGTCTAGGAGTTGCATTAGTATCAACATCAAAAGGCATTTTAACAGATCGCGAAGCACGCTTACTACAAGTTGGTGGCGAAGTGCTAGCTTACATTTGGTAA
- the secY gene encoding preprotein translocase subunit SecY, giving the protein MLTRIKNVLANKSVMIRLGITFALIAVYRIASYIPIPLFNVELLTTGGSQWGSGFLGILNSYTGQALSRYSVLSLGISPYITASIAVQLLQVVIPQMKEWQEEGDTGKAKAARLTKYLALVLGFAQALLLIIGTGERGSQIQIGVSSGIGTYLYMALTVLAGTVFTIWLADTITSRGVGNGSSIIIGIGVMTSIPIMISTLSNKYLGTNNGWDIVTYVFILVLYVAILLAVVYMNIAQRKIPISYANRQGSLGKSESNIPLKINSAGVLPVIFASTLLSIPLSIVGFLESSIGEGTKSWIESIFSYNQPVGFIVYIILIVVFSFFYTFMVTNPHQIADNLSKSNAYIPGVRPGEDTKNYISRVLFKVTVIGTVYLVILAALPIITAAVFGFVGQEAANITLGGTGLLIVVGVAADTTQQVEAAANQETYQGLF; this is encoded by the coding sequence GTGTTAACACGCATTAAGAATGTATTAGCAAATAAATCTGTGATGATCCGCTTAGGTATTACCTTTGCGCTCATCGCAGTATATAGAATCGCAAGTTATATTCCAATCCCTTTATTTAATGTAGAATTACTTACAACAGGTGGTTCACAATGGGGTTCTGGATTCTTAGGAATCTTAAATAGCTATACAGGCCAAGCATTATCACGTTATTCAGTGTTATCTTTAGGGATATCACCATATATTACTGCATCTATCGCAGTACAATTATTACAAGTAGTAATTCCTCAAATGAAAGAATGGCAAGAAGAAGGAGATACAGGAAAAGCTAAAGCAGCTAGATTAACTAAGTATCTTGCTTTAGTTCTTGGATTCGCTCAAGCCTTACTATTAATTATTGGTACAGGTGAACGTGGTTCACAAATTCAAATCGGTGTAAGTTCTGGTATTGGAACATATTTATATATGGCATTAACAGTTCTTGCCGGAACAGTATTCACAATCTGGTTAGCTGATACAATCACTTCTAGAGGTGTGGGTAACGGTTCATCAATCATCATCGGTATTGGTGTTATGACATCAATTCCAATTATGATTTCAACACTAAGTAATAAATATTTAGGTACAAATAATGGTTGGGATATCGTAACTTACGTATTTATCCTAGTATTATATGTAGCAATTCTATTAGCTGTTGTTTATATGAATATTGCACAACGTAAAATTCCTATTTCATATGCTAATCGTCAAGGAAGTTTAGGTAAATCTGAATCTAACATTCCTTTAAAGATTAATTCAGCAGGGGTTTTACCAGTTATCTTTGCTTCAACATTATTAAGTATTCCTCTTTCAATTGTTGGGTTCTTAGAATCAAGCATTGGAGAAGGTACTAAATCATGGATTGAATCAATTTTCTCTTATAACCAACCAGTTGGATTCATCGTTTATATAATTCTAATTGTAGTATTCTCATTCTTCTACACATTCATGGTTACAAATCCGCATCAAATTGCTGATAACTTATCAAAATCTAATGCGTATATTCCAGGGGTTAGACCAGGTGAAGATACTAAGAATTATATTTCACGTGTGTTATTCAAAGTTACAGTGATCGGTACAGTTTACTTAGTAATTTTAGCAGCTCTTCCAATCATTACAGCAGCAGTCTTTGGCTTCGTAGGTCAAGAAGCAGCAAACATTACATTAGGCGGTACAGGTTTACTTATCGTTGTTGGTGTTGCCGCTGACACAACTCAACAAGTTGAAGCAGCTGCAAATCAAGAAACATATCAAGGACTATTTTAA
- the rpsN gene encoding 30S ribosomal protein S14 yields MAKKSKIAKDLKQRKLVEIYAEKRKALKEAGDYAALAKLPKDASPVRLKNRDSLDGRPRGYMRKFGVSRITFRELAHKGELPGVKKASW; encoded by the coding sequence ATGGCTAAAAAATCAAAAATCGCTAAAGATTTAAAACAACGTAAATTAGTAGAAATCTACGCAGAAAAAAGAAAAGCATTAAAAGAAGCTGGGGATTATGCTGCTTTAGCAAAATTACCTAAAGATGCATCTCCAGTAAGACTTAAAAACAGAGATTCACTTGATGGAAGACCAAGAGGTTATATGAGAAAATTCGGAGTTTCTCGTATTACATTCAGAGAGTTAGCACATAAAGGTGAATTACCTGGTGTTAAGAAAGCAAGCTGGTAA
- the rpsE gene encoding 30S ribosomal protein S5 → MAEKVFEKQEEQVVFEEKVVALNRVTKVVKGGRRFRFAALVVVGNKQGQVGFGTGKATEVPEAIKKAVEAAKKNLITVPMTNATIPHSTEGIYGAGHIVMKPASAGTGIKAGGAARIIFELAGINDILSKSLGSRTEVNVVRATFAGLESLRTPESVAALRGISVDQLV, encoded by the coding sequence ATGGCAGAAAAAGTATTTGAAAAACAAGAAGAACAAGTAGTTTTTGAAGAAAAAGTTGTTGCACTTAACCGTGTAACAAAAGTAGTTAAAGGTGGACGCCGCTTCCGTTTTGCAGCTTTAGTTGTAGTAGGTAACAAACAAGGTCAAGTTGGCTTTGGTACTGGTAAAGCAACTGAAGTTCCAGAAGCAATCAAAAAAGCAGTAGAAGCTGCAAAGAAAAATTTAATTACAGTTCCAATGACTAATGCTACAATTCCTCACTCAACTGAAGGAATCTATGGCGCTGGTCATATCGTTATGAAACCTGCTTCAGCCGGTACTGGTATCAAAGCCGGTGGTGCTGCTCGTATCATTTTCGAATTAGCTGGTATTAACGACATCTTATCTAAATCATTAGGTTCAAGAACTGAAGTAAACGTTGTGCGCGCAACATTTGCAGGCTTAGAATCATTAAGAACTCCTGAGTCAGTAGCTGCATTACGCGGTATCTCAGTAGATCAATTGGTGTAA
- the rpsM gene encoding 30S ribosomal protein S13 produces MARIAGVDIPTQKRVIISLQYIYGIGETTAHEILKNANVSEDIRVKDLSDDQLAAIRSEVAKYATEGDLRRERTLAIKRLMEIGSYRGIRHRKGLPVRGQNTRNNARTRKGKAKPIAGKKQVGK; encoded by the coding sequence ATGGCAAGAATTGCAGGAGTTGACATTCCAACTCAAAAACGAGTGATAATCTCGTTACAATACATTTACGGTATTGGTGAAACAACTGCTCATGAAATCTTAAAAAATGCAAACGTTTCAGAAGATATCCGTGTAAAAGACTTATCAGATGATCAATTAGCAGCTATCCGTTCAGAAGTTGCTAAGTATGCAACTGAAGGGGATTTAAGAAGAGAAAGAACATTAGCTATTAAACGTTTAATGGAAATTGGTTCTTATCGTGGAATTAGACATCGTAAAGGTTTACCAGTTCGTGGACAAAACACTAGAAATAATGCACGTACTAGAAAAGGTAAAGCTAAACCGATTGCTGGAAAGAAACAGGTTGGTAAATAA
- the rpmJ gene encoding 50S ribosomal protein L36, with protein MKVRASVKKRSADDIIVRRKGRVYVINKKNKRHNQRQG; from the coding sequence ATGAAAGTTAGAGCATCGGTTAAAAAACGTAGTGCAGATGATATCATCGTGCGCCGCAAAGGTCGCGTTTACGTGATCAACAAAAAGAACAAAAGACATAATCAAAGACAAGGTTAA
- the rpsK gene encoding 30S ribosomal protein S11, whose translation MAVNNKKKTTKRKVRKNIPLGVAHIHTTFNNTIVTITDTAGNAISWSSAGALGIKGSRKSTPFAAQLTSEAAAKAAMENGMAKVEVFVKGPGPGREAAIRSLQAAGLEITAIKDVTPVPHNGCRPPKRPRN comes from the coding sequence ATGGCAGTAAATAATAAGAAAAAAACAACTAAAAGAAAAGTTAGAAAAAATATTCCATTAGGTGTTGCTCATATTCATACAACTTTTAACAACACTATCGTTACTATTACTGATACAGCAGGAAATGCAATTTCTTGGTCATCAGCTGGTGCTTTAGGTATTAAAGGTTCAAGAAAATCAACTCCATTTGCCGCTCAATTAACTTCAGAAGCTGCTGCTAAAGCTGCTATGGAAAATGGAATGGCTAAGGTTGAAGTTTTCGTTAAAGGGCCAGGACCAGGAAGAGAAGCTGCAATTAGAAGTTTACAAGCAGCAGGATTAGAAATTACAGCGATTAAAGACGTAACTCCAGTTCCTCATAACGGTTGCCGTCCTCCAAAACGTCCACGTAACTAA
- a CDS encoding adenylate kinase, protein MKTRMIFVGPPGAGKGSQAKILSEMLNIPHISTGDMFRMHFKNNTPLGQLAKSYTDQGTLVPDSVTNEMVRDRFMQEDVKKGFILDGYPRNPSQADYLNELLSELGWSLDVVINVTSPDEIIIDRITGRRTCPVCGSIYHITNQPPKVDGICDKDGATLVQRKDDTKETVVKRLSVYHEETYPLIAYYKSAGLLVDINGNRDLKPITNDILEILGA, encoded by the coding sequence ATGAAAACTAGAATGATTTTTGTCGGACCTCCAGGTGCCGGCAAAGGCTCTCAAGCAAAAATTTTATCTGAAATGTTAAATATTCCTCATATCTCTACTGGAGATATGTTCAGAATGCACTTCAAGAACAATACGCCACTAGGTCAATTAGCTAAAAGCTATACTGATCAAGGGACATTGGTTCCAGATAGTGTTACTAATGAAATGGTAAGAGACAGATTCATGCAAGAGGATGTGAAGAAAGGATTTATCCTTGATGGATATCCTAGAAACCCTTCTCAAGCAGACTATCTTAATGAGTTGTTAAGTGAATTAGGATGGTCATTAGATGTGGTAATTAACGTCACATCTCCCGATGAGATAATCATCGATCGTATTACGGGTAGAAGAACATGTCCGGTATGTGGTTCAATTTATCACATTACAAATCAACCACCAAAAGTTGATGGAATTTGTGATAAAGATGGGGCAACTTTAGTACAAAGAAAAGACGATACAAAGGAAACTGTTGTAAAACGTCTATCTGTGTATCATGAAGAGACCTACCCACTCATCGCATACTACAAGTCAGCCGGGCTTTTAGTTGATATTAATGGAAATAGAGATTTAAAACCTATTACTAATGATATTTTAGAAATTCTTGGAGCATAA
- the rpmD gene encoding 50S ribosomal protein L30, which translates to MMTVEITLKKSLIGRRPQQVATARALGLKRIGQTVVKEQNDAINGMIKAIAHLVEVKEV; encoded by the coding sequence ATCATGACAGTAGAAATTACATTAAAGAAATCCTTAATTGGAAGACGTCCTCAACAAGTTGCAACCGCACGCGCATTAGGTTTAAAACGTATTGGACAAACTGTTGTTAAAGAACAAAATGATGCTATCAACGGAATGATCAAAGCTATTGCTCATTTAGTTGAAGTTAAAGAAGTGTAA
- the infA gene encoding translation initiation factor IF-1, translated as MAREDLIEVEAKVVEVLPNTKFKVELDNGHTVIAHVSGKIRINNIRILPGDKVTVELSPYDLSRGRITYRKK; from the coding sequence ATGGCAAGAGAAGACTTAATTGAAGTTGAAGCCAAAGTGGTTGAAGTTCTACCCAATACAAAATTTAAAGTTGAGCTAGATAACGGACATACCGTCATCGCTCACGTATCTGGTAAAATCCGTATCAACAACATACGCATTTTACCTGGTGATAAGGTAACTGTTGAATTATCACCATATGACTTAAGCCGCGGTCGTATAACCTACCGCAAGAAATAA
- the rplF gene encoding 50S ribosomal protein L6, producing MSRIGNKVILVPAGVTVNVSENNHVVVKGPKGQLEQNFNQLLDIHVEGDQIKISRPNNDIFTRKIHGTTRALLFNMVKGVSEGFKKELEIRGVGYRAQLQGKKLVLQLGFSHNIELDIPEGITLEVPKNTEINVLGIDKAAVGQFAAEIREFKKPEPYKGKGIRYVNEYVARKAGKTAK from the coding sequence ATGAGCCGTATAGGTAATAAAGTTATTTTAGTTCCTGCTGGTGTTACTGTAAATGTGAGTGAAAACAATCACGTTGTAGTTAAAGGACCTAAAGGACAACTAGAACAAAACTTCAATCAATTATTAGATATTCATGTTGAAGGAGATCAAATTAAGATTTCTAGACCAAACAATGATATCTTCACAAGAAAAATTCATGGAACAACTCGCGCATTATTATTCAATATGGTTAAGGGTGTTAGCGAAGGTTTCAAGAAAGAATTAGAAATTCGTGGGGTTGGGTACCGTGCTCAATTACAAGGTAAGAAATTAGTGTTACAACTAGGTTTCTCACACAATATTGAGTTAGACATCCCAGAAGGAATTACATTAGAAGTTCCAAAAAATACAGAAATTAATGTATTAGGTATCGATAAAGCTGCAGTTGGTCAATTCGCTGCAGAAATTAGAGAATTCAAGAAACCAGAACCTTACAAAGGCAAAGGTATTCGTTATGTTAATGAATACGTTGCTCGTAAAGCTGGTAAAACTGCGAAGTAA
- the rplE gene encoding 50S ribosomal protein L5 yields the protein MSNLREVYSTTIVPKLMSEFGYSSVMQAPKLEKIVINIGVGDAVANSKALDVAVEELTLLTGQKPLITKSKKSIANFKLREGQAIGAKVTLRGERMYYFLEKLISVALPRVRDFRGVSADSFDGRGNYTLGVKEQIIFPEINIDKVTKVRGMDIIIVTTANTDKEAKSLLTAFGFPFKK from the coding sequence ATGAGTAACTTAAGAGAAGTATACAGCACAACAATCGTTCCAAAGTTAATGTCTGAATTTGGATACTCATCAGTTATGCAAGCTCCAAAATTAGAAAAAATCGTAATTAATATTGGTGTTGGTGATGCTGTTGCAAACTCTAAAGCTTTAGATGTTGCAGTTGAAGAATTAACATTATTAACTGGTCAAAAACCATTAATTACTAAATCTAAAAAATCCATCGCAAACTTTAAATTACGTGAAGGACAAGCTATTGGTGCTAAGGTTACATTACGTGGAGAACGTATGTACTATTTCTTAGAAAAATTAATTTCAGTAGCTTTACCACGTGTACGTGACTTCCGTGGAGTTTCAGCTGATTCATTTGATGGACGTGGAAATTACACTTTAGGTGTTAAAGAGCAAATCATTTTCCCAGAAATCAACATTGATAAAGTAACTAAAGTACGTGGTATGGACATTATTATCGTTACAACGGCAAATACCGATAAGGAAGCTAAGAGCTTACTTACTGCATTCGGTTTCCCGTTCAAGAAGTAA
- the rplQ gene encoding 50S ribosomal protein L17 yields MAIPSRLRRTTDQRNALLRDLVTDLIINDRIITTEAKAKSLQRLADKMITLAKKGTLAARRQAAETVRFEEVKEGQNALQKLFDEIAPRYTDRNGGYTRIIKTVPRRGDAAPMAIIEFI; encoded by the coding sequence ATGGCAATACCATCAAGACTTCGCCGTACTACAGATCAAAGAAATGCGTTATTACGCGATTTAGTAACTGATTTAATTATCAATGATCGTATTATTACAACAGAAGCAAAAGCAAAATCTCTACAAAGATTAGCTGATAAAATGATTACTTTAGCTAAGAAAGGTACATTAGCTGCTCGCCGTCAAGCTGCAGAAACTGTACGTTTTGAAGAAGTTAAAGAAGGACAAAATGCACTTCAAAAATTATTTGATGAAATTGCACCACGTTACACAGATCGTAATGGTGGCTACACAAGAATCATTAAAACAGTTCCTCGTAGAGGGGATGCTGCGCCAATGGCAATCATCGAATTCATTTAA
- the rplO gene encoding 50S ribosomal protein L15, producing MLDSLKPVPGARHAKKRVGRGPGSGTGKTSGKGAKGQWARTGGGVRPGFEGGQIPFFQRIPKRGFNNYTRKEYAIVNTQDLNLFEDGTVITPEILLETKIITKVLSGVKVLAYGKLEKKLTVKANKFSNSAKEAIEAAGGTVEVI from the coding sequence ATGTTAGACAGCTTAAAACCAGTTCCTGGTGCTAGACACGCTAAGAAACGTGTTGGTCGTGGACCAGGTAGTGGAACAGGTAAAACCTCAGGTAAAGGTGCTAAAGGTCAATGGGCTAGAACAGGCGGCGGAGTTCGTCCTGGATTCGAAGGGGGTCAAATTCCTTTCTTCCAACGTATTCCTAAACGTGGTTTCAATAACTACACTAGAAAAGAATACGCAATCGTAAACACTCAAGACTTAAATCTTTTCGAAGATGGTACAGTTATCACTCCTGAAATTTTATTAGAAACTAAAATCATCACTAAAGTTTTATCAGGTGTTAAAGTTTTAGCATATGGTAAGTTAGAAAAGAAATTAACTGTTAAAGCAAATAAATTCTCAAACAGTGCTAAAGAAGCAATTGAAGCAGCTGGTGGAACTGTAGAGGTGATTTAA
- the rplX gene encoding 50S ribosomal protein L24, giving the protein MKIKTGDTVVVIAGGDQFTTDKKGVQTRKTGRVLKVNQEKQTVIVEGVNLVKKHERPKTANDKGGIIEKPAPIHVSNVALVDPKTGEATKVGYRIENGVKVRFAKKSGSLIDKPAKTKKEASK; this is encoded by the coding sequence GTAGTGATTGCTGGTGGTGATCAATTTACAACTGACAAAAAAGGCGTGCAAACACGCAAAACTGGTCGCGTTTTAAAAGTAAATCAAGAAAAACAAACAGTGATCGTTGAAGGTGTAAACCTTGTTAAAAAGCATGAAAGACCAAAAACTGCAAATGACAAAGGTGGCATCATCGAAAAACCAGCTCCAATTCATGTTTCAAACGTTGCATTAGTAGATCCAAAAACTGGTGAAGCTACAAAAGTTGGATACAGAATTGAAAATGGCGTAAAAGTACGTTTCGCTAAAAAATCAGGTTCATTAATTGATAAACCTGCAAAAACAAAGAAGGAGGCTAGCAAATAA